A window from Actinomycetospora corticicola encodes these proteins:
- a CDS encoding LuxR C-terminal-related transcriptional regulator, with amino-acid sequence MSTVSRPPDGLSSATALKIRVPRQPRGTIARPELEAKLHSPVVNPPDGPSPVVLVTGAAGAGKTTLVSGWAARRPPGEGIAWVTLDAADDVTTLWNALLAAVGRAGVHPRPGSIAQLNGPRPGEVGSFVAEIAESLAECSCPLWLVLDEIEHLTDPDAVRSLELFLRWVREPVRIVLVGRSDPPIALHRQRLDGRLVEVRGRDLALSEVHAVELLADYGIRLDEGDLRLLLGRTEGWAAGVRLAALALESSEDPHRHLVDFAGDDRAVADFLVGEVLASQAEDVREFLLQTSICDAVCPSLATQLTGRDDAGAVLDELARRNALTVELGGHNGWFRYHLLFGSYLRAELERRSPKEKRELHRAAAAWFEEHGDPARALEHSEAAGDITRLVILTRRHGLGALLAGRAADLGRITTAVPPDGHVEPAVALLGCAVALDRGQTDEADRRLAQVPAGGLDPADDALRAAVVLWRARLAGDHDKELAALEDTVAGRSGDRDLDMLALAERGMSRSWSGRLDEAESDLNEALARARADGRDHLALPCLAHLAALASARGDLIEAARRAEDTISSATSRGWSRSAGCSWAYLARGLSAYQSLDDDQARPDAVMALELTEHGADPTTRWAAASLELATRLLVTDDRHAVAAEAGKLWAEGGAAHVAPAFVAYAAPAHFRMCMQVGERDHARRIVDITRQRLGDVGEVRLLEASLAVTRGRGQERRPRLREVLDGRIRCVTPTALVSAWLLEAVLADVVGDRAAAQRCVAEALTIAMPIRGLRSFAEGGQPVRDLLATGAGRFGRAEAFAAQIRDALHPGPSPAATLLTVREREVLAELPSMRTAGEIAEGMFVSTNTVKTHMRSIYHKLGVPHRRGAVGEARRQGLI; translated from the coding sequence ATGTCGACCGTCAGCAGGCCACCGGATGGTCTCTCCTCGGCGACCGCGCTCAAGATTCGCGTTCCCCGGCAACCGCGGGGCACCATCGCGCGCCCCGAGCTGGAGGCGAAGCTCCACTCACCCGTCGTCAACCCCCCGGATGGACCCTCACCGGTCGTGCTGGTCACGGGGGCGGCGGGCGCCGGTAAGACCACCCTGGTCTCCGGGTGGGCGGCGCGTCGGCCCCCCGGCGAGGGGATCGCCTGGGTGACGCTCGATGCCGCGGACGACGTGACCACCCTCTGGAACGCGCTCCTCGCCGCGGTCGGCCGTGCCGGGGTGCATCCACGTCCGGGCTCCATCGCTCAACTCAACGGGCCGCGCCCGGGGGAGGTGGGCAGCTTCGTCGCCGAGATCGCCGAATCGTTGGCCGAGTGCTCGTGTCCGTTGTGGCTCGTGCTCGACGAGATCGAGCACCTGACCGATCCCGACGCCGTCAGAAGCCTCGAGCTCTTCCTGCGGTGGGTCCGGGAACCGGTCAGGATCGTGCTGGTCGGGCGCAGCGATCCGCCGATCGCGCTGCACCGGCAGCGGTTGGACGGGCGGCTCGTCGAGGTCCGCGGCCGTGACCTGGCCCTGTCCGAGGTGCACGCCGTCGAACTCCTCGCCGACTACGGAATCCGACTCGACGAGGGCGATCTCCGACTGCTGCTGGGGCGGACGGAAGGCTGGGCCGCCGGGGTCCGGTTGGCCGCCCTCGCCCTGGAGAGCTCGGAGGACCCGCACCGCCATCTCGTCGACTTCGCCGGAGACGATCGAGCGGTGGCCGACTTCCTGGTCGGCGAGGTCCTCGCCTCCCAGGCCGAGGACGTTCGGGAGTTCCTGCTCCAGACGTCGATCTGCGACGCGGTGTGCCCGTCGCTCGCGACGCAGCTCACGGGCAGGGACGACGCCGGTGCCGTCCTCGACGAGCTCGCCCGCCGCAACGCGCTCACCGTCGAGCTGGGTGGGCACAACGGTTGGTTCCGTTATCACCTGCTGTTCGGCAGCTACCTGCGCGCCGAGCTCGAACGGCGCTCGCCGAAGGAGAAACGGGAACTCCATCGCGCTGCCGCCGCATGGTTCGAGGAACACGGCGATCCCGCGCGTGCCCTCGAGCACTCCGAGGCAGCCGGCGACATCACCCGGCTCGTGATTCTCACACGTCGCCACGGACTCGGTGCGCTGCTGGCGGGCCGGGCCGCGGACCTCGGCAGGATCACGACCGCCGTCCCTCCCGACGGCCACGTCGAACCGGCCGTCGCTCTGCTCGGCTGCGCCGTCGCACTCGACCGTGGGCAGACCGACGAGGCGGACCGACGGCTCGCCCAGGTCCCAGCCGGCGGTCTCGATCCGGCCGACGATGCCCTCCGCGCCGCCGTGGTGCTCTGGCGGGCCCGGCTCGCGGGTGACCACGACAAGGAGCTGGCCGCCCTCGAGGACACCGTCGCGGGACGCTCCGGCGACCGCGATCTCGACATGCTCGCGCTCGCCGAGCGCGGAATGAGCCGGTCCTGGTCGGGCCGGCTCGACGAGGCCGAGAGCGATCTCAACGAGGCCCTTGCCCGGGCGAGAGCAGACGGGCGCGACCACCTCGCGCTGCCGTGCCTGGCGCACCTGGCCGCGCTGGCCTCGGCTCGAGGGGACCTGATCGAGGCCGCCCGGCGCGCCGAGGACACGATCTCCTCTGCGACCTCGCGTGGATGGTCACGCAGCGCCGGATGCTCGTGGGCGTACCTGGCGCGCGGCCTGTCGGCGTACCAGTCTCTCGACGACGATCAGGCTCGCCCGGACGCGGTCATGGCTCTCGAGCTGACAGAGCACGGAGCCGACCCGACGACCCGGTGGGCCGCAGCCTCCCTGGAACTCGCGACGCGCTTGCTGGTCACCGACGACCGTCACGCGGTAGCGGCGGAGGCGGGGAAGCTGTGGGCCGAAGGGGGCGCCGCCCACGTGGCGCCTGCGTTCGTCGCCTATGCGGCCCCCGCGCATTTCCGGATGTGTATGCAGGTCGGCGAACGCGATCATGCTCGGCGGATCGTCGACATCACCAGGCAACGGCTCGGGGACGTCGGCGAGGTCAGGCTGCTCGAGGCGAGCCTGGCGGTGACGCGCGGGCGCGGGCAGGAGCGCCGACCACGGTTGCGCGAGGTGCTCGACGGCCGGATCCGGTGTGTCACTCCCACTGCACTGGTGTCGGCATGGCTGCTCGAGGCGGTCCTCGCCGACGTCGTCGGCGACCGCGCGGCAGCTCAGAGGTGTGTGGCGGAGGCGCTGACGATCGCCATGCCGATCCGCGGCCTGCGGAGTTTCGCCGAGGGCGGGCAGCCCGTGCGGGATCTCCTCGCGACCGGCGCCGGTCGCTTCGGGCGCGCGGAGGCGTTCGCCGCTCAGATTCGTGACGCACTGCACCCGGGCCCGAGTCCGGCGGCGACCCTGCTCACGGTGCGGGAGCGAGAAGTTCTGGCCGAGCTGCCCTCGATGCGGACCGCGGGCGAGATCGCCGAAGGCATGTTCGTCTCCACGAACACGGTCAAGACACACATGCGCAGCATCTATCACAAGCTCGGCGTGCCCCACCGGCGCGGAGCGGTCGGCGAAGCGCGCCGGCAGGGACTGATCTGA
- a CDS encoding tyrosine-type recombinase/integrase, which translates to MGERALPAGPLTVARFLADLASVWRPATPADPSSSVIAGQVCERKGLRPGTLSGYLAAISVVHQTAQLDNPVQAEAVRRTITGIRRHPGVAPTRRRAAARREPLVELLRLLKPEEVLADARDHALLLVGWKAALRTDDLARLQMADLHPSDQGLSVHLSRSKTDQHGAGTTIGIAAPSPELVVGEGSDESTLLDASAAWTRWRDLLGSHGILDGPAWRGIDRYGRRPRAGGLHRNSIAEIIKRRAAAAGLEDADLWGGHSLRRGFATEAIAAGVPERDVQRHGRWHSRASMDPYIDAARTFDPTNPTHWLTLTPEPSGRGSRRPWWSNIGIRAAQ; encoded by the coding sequence GTGGGGGAGCGGGCGCTGCCGGCGGGTCCGCTGACCGTGGCCCGGTTCCTCGCCGACCTCGCCTCGGTCTGGCGCCCGGCCACCCCGGCCGACCCGTCGAGTTCGGTGATCGCCGGGCAGGTGTGCGAGCGGAAAGGCCTGCGACCAGGCACGTTGTCCGGCTACCTCGCGGCGATCTCGGTGGTCCACCAGACCGCGCAGCTCGACAACCCCGTCCAGGCCGAAGCGGTCCGGCGCACCATCACCGGCATCCGCCGCCACCCCGGTGTCGCCCCCACCCGCCGCCGCGCCGCCGCCCGCCGAGAGCCGCTGGTCGAACTGCTGCGGCTGCTGAAGCCCGAGGAGGTGCTCGCGGACGCCCGCGACCACGCGCTGCTGCTGGTCGGGTGGAAGGCGGCGCTGCGCACCGACGACCTCGCCCGCCTGCAGATGGCCGACCTGCACCCCTCCGACCAGGGCCTCTCCGTGCACCTGTCCCGCTCCAAGACCGACCAGCACGGCGCGGGCACGACGATCGGCATCGCCGCGCCCTCCCCGGAATTAGTGGTGGGGGAGGGGAGCGACGAATCGACGCTGCTCGACGCCAGTGCCGCCTGGACCCGCTGGCGCGACCTGCTCGGCTCCCACGGCATCCTCGACGGACCCGCGTGGCGCGGCATCGACCGCTACGGCCGCCGCCCCCGCGCCGGTGGACTGCACCGCAACTCGATCGCAGAGATCATCAAGCGCCGCGCCGCCGCGGCCGGGCTCGAGGACGCCGACCTGTGGGGCGGACACAGCCTGCGGCGCGGGTTCGCCACCGAAGCCATCGCCGCCGGCGTCCCCGAACGCGACGTCCAACGCCACGGCCGCTGGCACTCCCGCGCCTCCATGGACCCCTACATCGACGCCGCCCGCACCTTCGACCCCACCAACCCCACCCACTGGCTCACCCTGACTCCTGAACCCAGTGGACGAGGGTCACGCCGGCCGTGGTGGTCCAACATCGGCATCCGTGCTGCTCAGTAG
- a CDS encoding HdeD family acid-resistance protein: MSESGATAKSVDITDRVASIGASKWWTIAYGVLSLIAGLAALSWPGATLLTLAVVFSVQLFVLGVFRIVAAFAVPDASTGTKVLAIVVGILSVIVGVICLRSPLQTIVVLTLVLGAFWLANGIVEIVTGISGRGEKGRGWAIVAGLIGVIGGIIVLSAPVTSAVSLAWVLGILLVAHGIVAIISGFTREKATAPASAAPAPTARPTAAHTA, translated from the coding sequence ATGAGCGAGTCCGGAGCGACCGCCAAGAGCGTCGACATCACTGACCGCGTCGCTTCGATCGGTGCATCGAAGTGGTGGACGATCGCCTACGGCGTGCTGAGCCTGATCGCCGGCCTCGCCGCCCTGTCCTGGCCCGGGGCGACCCTGCTGACCCTGGCCGTGGTGTTCTCCGTGCAGCTGTTCGTGCTCGGAGTCTTCCGCATCGTCGCGGCCTTCGCCGTCCCCGACGCATCGACCGGCACGAAGGTCCTCGCCATCGTCGTCGGCATCCTGTCGGTGATCGTCGGCGTGATCTGCCTGCGCTCGCCCCTGCAGACGATCGTCGTCCTGACCCTGGTCCTCGGCGCCTTCTGGCTGGCGAACGGGATCGTGGAGATCGTCACCGGCATCTCCGGGCGTGGCGAGAAGGGCCGGGGGTGGGCGATCGTCGCCGGCCTCATCGGCGTGATCGGCGGCATCATCGTGCTGTCCGCGCCCGTGACGAGCGCTGTCAGCCTGGCCTGGGTCCTGGGCATCCTTCTCGTCGCCCACGGCATCGTCGCGATCATCAGCGGGTTCACCCGCGAGAAGGCCACCGCTCCCGCGAGCGCCGCGCCCGCGCCGACCGCGCGGCCCACCGCGGCACACACAGCCTGA
- a CDS encoding GAP family protein: MGQAIGGSLPLAIGVALSPVPMIAVVLVLTSRQARSNSLAFVIGWLTGLAVVGTIVLTVAGEADASVDGSPAAWVSWAKIVLGAGLLLIAVRRFRGRPRNGDEAALPRWMATVDTMKPVAVFGLAAASPKNLLLATSAGAEIAQSGIPTAQQAVAYAVFALIASIGVGTPLAIYYAMGRRSQVLLASLKSWLGHHNAVIVSVLCLVLATKLIGEAIGALTS; the protein is encoded by the coding sequence GTGGGCCAGGCCATCGGCGGTTCCCTCCCGCTGGCCATCGGTGTGGCGTTGAGCCCGGTACCGATGATCGCAGTCGTCCTGGTATTGACCTCCCGCCAGGCGCGGTCCAACTCGCTGGCCTTCGTGATCGGCTGGCTCACCGGCCTCGCGGTGGTCGGGACGATCGTCCTCACCGTCGCAGGGGAAGCCGACGCGAGTGTCGACGGTTCGCCCGCCGCCTGGGTCAGCTGGGCCAAGATCGTGCTCGGTGCAGGGCTGCTGCTGATCGCGGTCCGCCGGTTCCGGGGCAGGCCCCGGAACGGCGACGAAGCAGCTCTGCCGCGGTGGATGGCGACGGTCGACACGATGAAGCCGGTCGCGGTGTTCGGCCTGGCGGCGGCCAGCCCGAAGAACCTCCTGCTCGCGACGAGCGCGGGCGCGGAGATCGCACAGAGCGGCATCCCCACCGCACAGCAGGCGGTCGCCTACGCCGTCTTCGCACTGATCGCCTCGATCGGGGTGGGGACCCCCCTGGCCATCTACTACGCGATGGGGCGGCGGTCGCAGGTGCTGTTGGCCTCGCTCAAGAGCTGGCTGGGCCACCACAACGCCGTCATCGTGTCCGTGCTCTGTCTGGTCCTCGCCACCAAGCTCATCGGCGAAGCCATCGGTGCTCTGACGAGCTGA
- a CDS encoding DUF6414 family protein: MYVDVDDVQGARLREYLYADVDRTQSLLAQLLGSVPSSESGTTTRSRKLGAGLRGYAAYDSERKTEQKEERTRLDALFPELEDLLEASGWLTDISDILADTKSTDYGAVLKAVQPGSIVRLRAPGLLFDASYVAKVMAGSSVAIKGAHEVSPQGPDASDNLSFNSAGGKGKAGSGSKGKSQPAEGSLEAQIEHFDASLLGGFSPEMMRGLVRTSRGLFPDGLYMLVEATGAAKWTATVRLQRDRRYLDAEPEVLFSRYGTTPQNWVIVGTLGHFSNMTGLAGFSPVSNLTTTTGINRPAFVKFLNDFLAALGGSGMADTPPFPGFSLVPFGIYREIPKPS; the protein is encoded by the coding sequence GTGTACGTCGATGTCGACGATGTACAAGGTGCCCGCCTCCGTGAGTATCTATATGCCGATGTCGATCGCACCCAGTCGCTTCTCGCGCAGTTGCTCGGTTCCGTTCCGAGTTCCGAGTCTGGCACAACGACTCGGAGCAGGAAGCTGGGCGCCGGTCTGCGGGGTTATGCAGCCTATGACAGCGAGCGCAAGACTGAACAAAAAGAGGAGCGAACTCGACTCGACGCTCTCTTCCCGGAACTTGAGGACCTCCTCGAAGCCTCAGGCTGGTTGACTGACATCTCCGATATACTTGCCGACACCAAATCGACCGACTACGGCGCCGTTCTTAAAGCCGTCCAGCCCGGTTCAATCGTGCGTCTCAGGGCACCTGGTTTGCTTTTCGATGCATCTTATGTAGCAAAGGTGATGGCGGGCAGTTCGGTTGCCATTAAGGGCGCACACGAGGTTTCTCCTCAGGGACCCGACGCATCCGACAATCTCTCCTTCAACTCTGCCGGAGGAAAAGGCAAAGCTGGAAGCGGTAGCAAGGGCAAGAGTCAGCCCGCCGAAGGCTCCCTAGAGGCGCAGATCGAGCATTTCGACGCATCCCTCTTGGGGGGCTTCTCCCCAGAGATGATGCGCGGCTTAGTTCGAACGTCTCGCGGCTTGTTCCCGGACGGCCTGTACATGCTGGTCGAGGCGACAGGGGCCGCTAAGTGGACAGCAACTGTCCGTCTGCAACGAGACAGACGCTATCTCGATGCTGAGCCGGAAGTCTTGTTCTCGCGCTACGGGACGACTCCTCAAAACTGGGTAATTGTTGGCACCCTTGGCCACTTCTCCAACATGACCGGCTTGGCAGGCTTCAGCCCAGTCAGCAACCTCACCACGACTACTGGAATCAATCGTCCAGCGTTTGTCAAATTCTTGAACGACTTTCTCGCAGCTCTAGGCGGGAGCGGGATGGCCGACACGCCGCCCTTTCCTGGCTTCTCTCTTGTCCCCTTCGGGATCTACCGCGAAATTCCGAAGCCATCATAA
- a CDS encoding AI-2E family transporter, which translates to MTVDGSSTSAPDSPAVTPAAALPRGLILVLGITGLLITTLALQQFASILAPVLLALVMVIGVHPLTGILRRRGAPQWLAVAVTLLTLAVIIIGLAAMFAVSIARLGTLLPTYQGRFATLITNAQAWLAGLGVGPEQLQELLGHVSFGQIAGLVSSLVIGVAGTFSNLVFLLFVVVFMGLDAAHFSRRLAEAGGQRTAVVTALGGFVAGTRSYLLVSTVFGLIVAAIDGVFLWAVGVPLALLWGLLAFVTNYIPNVGFVIGLAPPALLALLEGGPQLMLIVIVVYIVINFVIQSVIQPKYVGEAVDLSLTLTFLSLTFWSFVIGPLGAVLAIPLTLLVKALLLDVDPNTRWISGLLASKPRRPDRPGAAESAAPVGNDPGPAPAHHSSA; encoded by the coding sequence ATGACCGTCGACGGCTCGTCCACATCCGCGCCCGACTCGCCGGCGGTGACGCCCGCGGCCGCACTGCCCCGGGGCCTGATCCTCGTCCTCGGGATCACCGGGCTGCTCATCACGACCCTGGCGTTGCAGCAGTTCGCCTCGATCCTGGCGCCGGTGCTGCTCGCGCTGGTCATGGTCATCGGCGTGCACCCGCTCACCGGGATTCTCCGGCGCCGCGGCGCACCCCAATGGCTCGCCGTCGCGGTCACGCTGCTGACACTCGCCGTCATCATCATCGGACTGGCCGCGATGTTCGCCGTCTCGATCGCACGGCTCGGCACGCTGCTGCCCACCTACCAGGGCCGGTTCGCCACCTTGATCACCAACGCGCAGGCCTGGCTGGCCGGCCTCGGGGTCGGACCCGAGCAGCTGCAGGAGCTGCTCGGACACGTCTCCTTCGGGCAGATCGCGGGGCTGGTCAGCAGCCTGGTGATCGGTGTCGCCGGAACCTTCTCCAACCTGGTGTTCCTCCTCTTCGTCGTGGTGTTCATGGGCCTCGACGCGGCGCACTTCTCCCGTCGGCTCGCCGAGGCGGGTGGCCAGCGGACCGCGGTGGTCACTGCGCTGGGCGGGTTCGTCGCCGGTACCCGCAGCTACCTGCTGGTCTCCACCGTCTTCGGGTTGATCGTCGCTGCGATCGACGGGGTGTTCCTCTGGGCCGTCGGTGTCCCCCTGGCGTTGCTCTGGGGTCTGCTGGCGTTCGTCACCAACTACATCCCCAACGTCGGCTTCGTCATCGGGCTCGCTCCGCCGGCCCTGCTCGCCCTTCTCGAGGGCGGCCCACAACTCATGCTCATCGTGATCGTCGTCTACATCGTGATCAACTTCGTGATCCAATCGGTGATCCAGCCCAAGTACGTCGGCGAAGCCGTCGACCTCTCCCTGACGCTGACGTTCCTCTCGCTGACCTTCTGGTCCTTCGTCATCGGCCCCCTCGGGGCCGTCCTCGCCATCCCGCTGACCCTGCTGGTCAAGGCCCTGCTGCTCGACGTCGACCCGAACACCCGCTGGATCTCCGGGCTGCTCGCGAGCAAGCCGCGTCGGCCCGACCGGCCGGGAGCTGCCGAGAGCGCTGCGCCGGTGGGGAACGACCCCGGCCCGGCACCTGCTCACCATTCCAGCGCGTGA
- a CDS encoding potassium channel family protein, protein MTWRALRDITVLVVLYYVVPLGGDRADPMLWVRLAVVLVGFVVLGRAIARRVARHSDDTTSGRGVEGLLVAVVAGVLFAAAADYLVATTQQGQFDGLATRTDALYFALSTLTTVGFGDIHPVGQMARAVVIAQLLFDVIVIATAAGVIARQARRRAGTRQVSINVERSGAELPRP, encoded by the coding sequence ATGACGTGGCGCGCGCTCCGCGACATCACCGTTCTCGTGGTGCTCTACTACGTCGTCCCGCTCGGCGGGGACCGCGCTGACCCCATGCTGTGGGTCCGGCTCGCCGTCGTCCTGGTCGGGTTCGTCGTACTGGGCCGGGCCATCGCCCGGCGCGTCGCGCGGCACAGCGACGACACCACGAGCGGCCGCGGCGTCGAGGGACTCCTCGTCGCCGTGGTCGCCGGTGTCCTGTTCGCCGCGGCCGCCGACTACCTCGTCGCGACCACCCAGCAGGGCCAGTTCGACGGGCTCGCCACCCGCACCGACGCCCTCTACTTCGCGCTGTCCACCCTGACCACAGTCGGGTTCGGCGACATCCACCCGGTCGGCCAGATGGCCCGGGCCGTCGTCATCGCCCAACTGCTCTTCGACGTCATCGTGATCGCCACCGCCGCCGGCGTCATCGCCCGCCAGGCCCGCCGCCGCGCAGGCACCCGTCAGGTCTCGATCAACGTAGAACGCTCTGGTGCGGAACTACCGCGACCATGA
- a CDS encoding zinc-ribbon domain-containing protein produces the protein MTDDPHHVRCQHCGRVSAQRLGDIGWGCQCQVNPRREPAAKKETDRPKNRNLFKDSGLDSVQWWDHSRNSVEAWKTLTARARSKTYWKCPTCSAGFAAAIEDMAPTPRCPHCASRELRKREELFNRLGDTPVSAIPELLEAWADEADPSTVPVAGSWKSRRFACPKGHHPRVSPSSFLLSGCPSCHGAATLEERLSEVEVNPKAFAMNAELFEQWHPTANPKLDPRRLSPNSRRQVWWREASCGHEWRASPADREKRQRLRCPECRTILDSLAYHFPQLVAQWSKSNPLSAWQVRPAASLPFVPEWVCADHPTHVWTASLAARTSGTGCPSCRGFGKSAIELLHLKAAQELFGDAASGLPWRNTAFTARSVWYPDITVTLTGGRSLVIEYDGAYWHGEKYEIDTAKTKDLLATGALVVRLREHPLPALAISSERYLELVTYSSAPEPDSNLSRIAQWLRT, from the coding sequence TTGACTGACGACCCGCATCACGTCCGCTGCCAGCACTGCGGCCGCGTCAGCGCCCAGCGCCTCGGCGACATCGGGTGGGGCTGCCAGTGCCAGGTCAACCCGCGCCGGGAGCCAGCCGCAAAGAAGGAGACCGACCGACCAAAGAACCGTAATCTGTTCAAGGACTCGGGACTAGACAGCGTGCAGTGGTGGGACCACTCAAGAAACAGCGTCGAGGCATGGAAAACTCTGACGGCCAGGGCCCGCAGCAAGACCTACTGGAAATGCCCGACGTGCAGCGCTGGGTTCGCCGCCGCCATCGAAGACATGGCGCCGACACCACGGTGCCCGCACTGCGCGAGCCGCGAGCTTCGTAAACGCGAAGAGCTCTTCAACCGACTCGGCGATACGCCTGTCTCCGCCATCCCGGAGCTGCTAGAGGCGTGGGCCGACGAGGCCGACCCGTCGACAGTGCCGGTAGCGGGCAGCTGGAAGTCGAGACGATTCGCGTGCCCCAAGGGCCATCATCCTCGTGTCTCACCCTCGAGTTTCCTCCTCTCGGGCTGCCCAAGCTGCCATGGAGCCGCTACCCTCGAGGAACGGCTGTCCGAGGTCGAGGTGAACCCCAAAGCCTTCGCAATGAATGCGGAGCTGTTTGAACAGTGGCACCCCACCGCCAACCCCAAGCTCGACCCTCGCCGCCTATCCCCGAACTCACGGCGCCAGGTGTGGTGGCGCGAGGCGAGCTGCGGGCACGAATGGCGAGCCAGCCCAGCCGACCGGGAAAAGCGCCAACGACTACGATGCCCTGAGTGCCGAACCATCCTCGACTCACTCGCCTACCACTTCCCCCAACTGGTGGCTCAGTGGTCAAAGAGCAACCCCCTCAGCGCTTGGCAAGTTCGCCCCGCAGCGTCCTTGCCCTTTGTGCCAGAGTGGGTTTGCGCTGACCATCCCACGCACGTGTGGACCGCTTCATTGGCGGCTCGAACTAGCGGTACGGGTTGCCCCTCGTGTCGAGGCTTCGGCAAGTCCGCCATCGAGCTTCTTCACCTCAAGGCCGCCCAGGAACTGTTCGGCGATGCTGCCTCCGGGTTGCCATGGCGGAATACGGCTTTCACGGCCCGTAGTGTCTGGTACCCCGACATCACCGTCACGCTCACCGGCGGTAGATCGCTCGTGATCGAGTACGACGGAGCCTACTGGCATGGCGAGAAGTACGAAATCGACACGGCGAAGACTAAAGACTTACTGGCTACTGGCGCCCTCGTCGTTCGTCTCCGCGAGCACCCCTTACCTGCCCTCGCCATCAGCAGCGAACGCTATCTTGAGCTCGTCACTTACTCCAGCGCACCAGAACCCGATAGCAATTTGTCACGGATAGCCCAATGGCTGAGAACCTGA